One Takifugu rubripes chromosome 2, fTakRub1.2, whole genome shotgun sequence genomic region harbors:
- the ankrd9 gene encoding ankyrin repeat domain-containing protein 9, whose amino-acid sequence MPWLLSSDLGHRSWSPSERQCERTAFSFYIAVRDRLPVWTLEDLRRMEVLCWDGGCPRPFLPSEALLYALIHDHQDYARYLLGRYSIGALNEPHCSFRCCRGGGSSLLTTAVRYERVSILGMMMDALKECGAQGERRRFLDGHSGCSHAADAGKTPVQVAVQLSRPECLRLLLVHGARPEGLDSALERLFTSDVSERRSAQRCLDLLLLFVPKLLTQHSLQEEPKRWQSLLGNEVFNWLCGLTPPPLLLQALRCLAQTGPQQIATLPDFLRQYS is encoded by the coding sequence ACATCGCGGTGCGGGATCGGCTCCCAGTCTGGACTCTGGAAGACCTGCGCAGGATGGAAGTGTTGTGCTGGGATGGCGGGTGCCCGCGCCCCTTCTTGCCATCCGAAGCTCTGCTCTATGCTCTCATTCACGACCACCAGGACTACGCGCGCTACCTGCTGGGCAGGTACTCGATCGGCGCCCTGAACGAGCCCCACTGCAGCTTCCGCTGTTGCCGCGGAGGCGGCTCGTCGCTTCTGACCACGGCGGTGCGCTACGAGCGCGTCTCCATCCtcgggatgatgatggatgctCTGAAGGAATGCGGCGCCCAGGGCGAGAGGCGGCGTTTCCTGGACGGCCACAGCGGCTGTTCGCATGCGGCCGACGCGGGGAAGACGCCAGTGCAAGTGGCCGTGCAGCTGTCCCGGCCCGAGTgcctcaggctgctgctcgtGCACGGGGCTCGACCGGAGGGCCTGGATTCGGCCCTGGAGCGCCTGTTCACGTCTGATGTGAGTGAGCGGCGTAGTGCCCAGCGGTGCCTTGACCTCCTTCTGCTCTTTGTGCCTAAGCTGCTGACCCAGCACAGCCTGCAAGAGGAGCCCAAGCGCTGGCAAAGCCTGCTGGGAAATGAAGTGTTCAACTGGCTATGCGGGctgaccccgccccccctgctgctgcaggcgctCAGGTGTTTGGCCCAGACCGGCCCGCAACAGATCGCCACTCTGCCGGATTTCCTGCGGCAGTACAGCTAG